A stretch of the Acidimicrobiia bacterium genome encodes the following:
- the secD gene encoding protein translocase subunit SecD, whose protein sequence is MSSSTKYERAARTLFVFIGLVIVAVIAVTVVGTRPKLGLDLQGGSSITYQAKGGLTPDAVDKAVEIIRNRIDALGVAEPEITKQGADLIQVQIPGVEEPGAAERVIGRTARLSFRPVLGVVTETAISFSGSVTEAISSQATITPADQDLPDKEVVFPLKKRPEVALRLGPVEVDGTAVRRADAVFENFSWIVSLEFDSEGASKFKTLTGRLACFPKNDPRRQVAIVLDQEIESAPTMGDEVRCNEGISNRASITVGDEKEAKELALVLRYGALPVELVELSKEQVSPTIGHDSLVAGLIAGSIGLALVIAYAFVYYRALAAVIVCGLAVFSAVNFAIVSFLGGVAHLALTLAGVAGLIVSVGITSDSYIVYFERIKDEVRAGRPVRAAVEAAFRKAFRTILAADVVSLLAAALLWFLAVGGVRGFAFFLGIATVADIVMAYLFTRNVVLLLSRTNLLTSGAMSIPRISMPREDAGVVGAEGG, encoded by the coding sequence ATGAGTAGTTCCACAAAGTACGAGCGAGCGGCGCGGACCCTTTTTGTCTTTATCGGGTTAGTTATCGTAGCTGTAATAGCGGTTACAGTCGTTGGTACTAGGCCCAAACTAGGTCTAGATCTCCAGGGCGGTTCGTCCATCACCTATCAGGCAAAGGGAGGTCTCACCCCCGATGCTGTCGATAAAGCTGTCGAGATCATTCGGAACAGGATCGATGCGCTGGGGGTGGCAGAGCCGGAGATTACTAAGCAAGGTGCTGATCTGATCCAAGTCCAGATTCCTGGAGTCGAAGAACCTGGAGCTGCAGAACGCGTTATTGGCCGCACGGCAAGGCTGTCGTTCAGGCCCGTACTGGGTGTCGTGACAGAGACCGCGATTTCATTTAGTGGATCTGTCACTGAAGCTATTTCTAGTCAAGCGACAATCACGCCGGCCGACCAAGATCTTCCAGACAAAGAAGTGGTTTTCCCCTTGAAAAAGCGCCCCGAGGTGGCCTTGAGACTGGGGCCCGTGGAAGTAGATGGCACGGCGGTGCGGCGGGCTGATGCGGTTTTCGAGAACTTTTCTTGGATCGTTTCCTTGGAGTTCGACTCCGAAGGTGCAAGCAAGTTCAAGACACTGACTGGCCGCCTTGCCTGCTTTCCGAAGAACGACCCGCGACGTCAGGTGGCGATAGTGCTGGACCAGGAGATCGAATCCGCTCCGACGATGGGAGACGAAGTTCGCTGCAACGAAGGGATTTCCAACCGGGCTAGCATCACCGTCGGCGATGAGAAGGAAGCAAAGGAGCTTGCTCTCGTTCTAAGGTACGGCGCTCTTCCTGTGGAACTCGTAGAACTGTCCAAGGAACAAGTCTCGCCCACTATCGGTCACGATTCGCTGGTGGCGGGCCTGATTGCGGGCTCCATAGGACTTGCCCTGGTAATCGCCTATGCGTTCGTTTACTATAGGGCACTCGCCGCGGTGATCGTTTGTGGCTTGGCTGTTTTCTCTGCGGTGAATTTTGCAATCGTGAGCTTTCTAGGCGGCGTTGCGCACCTGGCTCTCACGCTGGCTGGTGTAGCTGGACTCATCGTCTCTGTGGGAATCACCTCCGACTCCTACATCGTTTATTTCGAGCGTATAAAAGACGAGGTTCGTGCGGGGCGCCCAGTTAGAGCTGCGGTAGAGGCGGCCTTCAGAAAAGCTTTTAGGACTATTCTGGCAGCGGACGTCGTGAGCCTTCTGGCCGCCGCGCTTTTGTGGTTCTTGGCAGTGGGCGGGGTAAGGGGCTTCGCTTTTTTCTTGGGGATCGCCACCGTGGCTGACATCGTCATGGCTTATCTGTTCACCCGAAACGTTGTGCTGCTTCTATCTAGGACGAACTTGTTGACGTCTGGAGCAATGAGTATTCCCCGCATCTCTATGCCTCGTGAAGATGCAGGTGTTGTCGGGGCTGAGGGGGGCTGA
- the secF gene encoding protein translocase subunit SecF: MLRVVRDLYYVRTNYRIVERRHLFYLASTVLVLGSIVAVLTLGLELSIDFKGGTSWKLSYTGTMRSTQSLSEGEESQTASAEARRTGAPSESQVREAVSRGGVAAEKILYLGGSQIEVQAAPVDSETADNVSRELAALVGEDPSSFQKVVSVASLSPTWGAQISRKALRALVVFLAAVSVYISLRFQWRMALAALVALAHDIIITIGTYAVTRFTVAPATVIATLTILGYTLYDDVVVFDRVKEAAGSPEAAKQNYSDLVNRSLNQVLMRSLNTSLTALLPVSALLISGIALGVPSLKDFALALFVGILAGTYSSIFLASPLLVTLGRQRVRAVGLSQAKERALAEAKARKVATRAGQDASIKTKYRSGGALGGVAGSGSAREVTEVAKDVEDTSGEGFDEGDLPKGSNAAVVSARAQSGSKPKKKGSQRSVSSKGKGKSKAKRKRR; encoded by the coding sequence GTGCTGAGGGTTGTAAGGGATCTCTACTACGTCAGAACAAATTACCGAATAGTCGAGAGACGACACCTGTTTTACCTAGCCTCGACCGTACTGGTGCTCGGAAGTATTGTAGCTGTGCTGACTCTCGGACTGGAATTGTCGATCGACTTCAAGGGCGGTACCAGCTGGAAACTGTCCTATACAGGTACGATGCGTTCCACACAATCGCTTTCTGAGGGGGAGGAATCACAGACTGCAAGTGCTGAAGCTCGGCGGACGGGGGCTCCATCCGAGTCGCAGGTACGAGAGGCGGTGTCAAGGGGAGGAGTCGCTGCTGAAAAAATTCTTTACCTAGGGGGATCGCAGATAGAAGTGCAGGCTGCTCCTGTCGATTCCGAAACCGCCGACAATGTCTCGAGAGAGTTAGCCGCGTTGGTAGGGGAAGATCCCTCGTCCTTCCAAAAAGTTGTTAGTGTAGCCTCGCTGTCTCCGACGTGGGGCGCGCAGATTTCTCGTAAAGCACTCCGGGCTCTGGTGGTTTTCCTAGCCGCTGTGTCGGTGTACATCTCGTTAAGGTTCCAGTGGCGAATGGCCTTAGCTGCATTGGTTGCGCTGGCCCACGACATCATCATCACGATAGGAACGTACGCTGTGACCCGCTTTACAGTCGCCCCTGCGACAGTGATAGCGACTCTCACGATTTTGGGGTACACGCTCTACGACGACGTCGTGGTATTCGACAGGGTGAAAGAGGCGGCGGGCTCGCCGGAGGCAGCAAAACAAAACTACTCCGACCTCGTGAATCGGTCACTCAACCAAGTTTTAATGCGTTCACTCAACACCTCCCTCACCGCGCTCTTGCCTGTCTCTGCGCTTCTTATCTCGGGGATAGCCCTCGGGGTTCCCAGTCTCAAGGACTTCGCTCTCGCTCTCTTTGTGGGAATACTAGCTGGAACTTACTCCTCGATATTTTTGGCAAGCCCTCTTCTAGTAACTCTGGGAAGACAGCGTGTCAGAGCAGTTGGCCTGAGCCAAGCAAAAGAGCGAGCTTTGGCAGAGGCAAAAGCCAGAAAGGTTGCTACCCGGGCCGGGCAAGACGCCTCTATAAAGACGAAGTATCGTAGTGGGGGTGCTCTTGGGGGAGTGGCTGGATCTGGGAGCGCTAGAGAGGTGACAGAGGTTGCCAAAGATGTCGAAGACACCTCGGGCGAGGGCTTCGATGAAGGAGATCTTCCCAAAGGGTCAAACGCCGCTGTCGTATCGGCGAGGGCACAATCGGGTTCCAAGCCCAAAAAGAAGGGTTCTCAAAGAAGCGTGTCTTCAAAGGGGAAAGGGAAGTCGAAAGCCAAGCGCAAGCGGAGATGA
- a CDS encoding NAD-dependent epimerase yields the protein MATPSSDLELEELASRFAQERVLVTGGLGFLGSNLAIVLARAGARVTVADSLLPHYGGNPANLEGYEDKIAISYTDIRDEYAMAYLVSTHDYIFNFAGQVSHRDSMADPKTDLEINASAPLSLLEAVRKHNPDATVIYAGTRQVYGRPRYLPVDEDHPLDPVDANGISNLAGELYHLLYAEVYGLRAGSFRLTNTYGPRQRLWGTTQGFVPIFVGRVLTGQPITIYGDGSQQRDFVYVDDSLEGFLRLALTEEAMGSVYNQGHPQPVSLRSFAELLVEVAGQGTIEYVPWPEDVKKIDIGDYYGSFEKAKRMLGWEPKTSLAEGLEKTIAYYRDHLEHYIPASAMVEGTSQGRPSAG from the coding sequence ATGGCGACACCCTCATCAGACCTTGAACTAGAAGAATTGGCGAGCCGTTTCGCTCAAGAGAGGGTGCTCGTCACTGGCGGGCTGGGGTTTTTGGGATCTAATTTGGCTATCGTGTTGGCCCGGGCGGGGGCCAGGGTCACGGTGGCCGACTCACTTTTACCCCATTATGGGGGGAATCCAGCCAATCTTGAGGGATACGAGGACAAGATAGCTATCAGCTACACCGACATAAGAGACGAATACGCTATGGCTTACCTAGTCTCTACCCATGACTACATCTTTAACTTCGCTGGCCAGGTGTCACACCGCGACTCAATGGCGGATCCTAAGACCGATTTGGAGATAAATGCTTCAGCCCCGTTGTCCTTATTGGAGGCCGTTAGAAAACACAATCCAGATGCAACTGTCATATATGCCGGGACGCGCCAGGTGTACGGCCGGCCGAGATACTTGCCTGTCGACGAGGACCATCCTCTCGATCCCGTCGATGCCAATGGAATCTCGAATTTGGCAGGAGAGTTGTACCATCTGCTTTACGCCGAAGTGTATGGACTGCGAGCCGGCAGTTTTAGACTCACTAACACATACGGACCCCGCCAACGCTTATGGGGCACGACACAAGGGTTCGTCCCAATCTTTGTGGGGCGAGTTCTGACTGGGCAGCCCATCACGATATACGGGGATGGGAGCCAGCAGCGCGACTTCGTCTATGTAGACGACTCTTTGGAAGGTTTTCTGAGGCTTGCACTAACCGAGGAGGCCATGGGCTCTGTCTACAACCAGGGACATCCACAGCCAGTGTCATTGAGGAGCTTTGCTGAGCTGCTAGTAGAGGTCGCTGGTCAGGGAACGATTGAGTATGTGCCCTGGCCCGAGGACGTAAAAAAGATCGACATCGGGGACTACTACGGCTCTTTCGAGAAAGCCAAGAGGATGCTGGGATGGGAGCCAAAGACCTCTTTGGCGGAGGGACTCGAAAAGACCATCGCTTATTACAGAGATCATCTCGAACACTACATACCTGCTAGCGCGATGGTCGAAGGAACCTCCCAGGGGCGACCCTCAGCCGGATAG
- a CDS encoding tRNA guanosine(34) transglycosylase Tgt has product MTSPDPEPGSRARAGYLRTPHGNIEVPGFLPVATRGAVRLLDWGDVYSLGFDAILANAYHLMLRPGVDYIAVAGGLHSFLGWNRPILTDSGGFQAMSLGGIATDEGIIFRSVYDGTRHLLTPEEALRVQAALGVDIAVALDECPRLPAPIEQVRAATYRSLGWARRSIEAFWASQVRTGQLLAGVVQGGVDEKLRREAAVSMVDMGFDVYAIGGLSVGEEFGERLSMLDIVTRLLPSDRPRYLMGVGDPPTILEAIWMGVDLFDSVLPTRLGRHGTAMTWEGRVNLRASSSARQDIPISQGCGCPTCLSHTRGYIRHLLLVGEETGRRLVSLHNLYFTRSLFKKVRKAIESGTLEAMKEKILTYWGEGR; this is encoded by the coding sequence GTGACCTCTCCCGACCCAGAACCGGGCTCTAGGGCTCGCGCGGGCTATCTTCGTACGCCCCACGGAAATATAGAGGTGCCGGGGTTTTTGCCGGTTGCAACCAGAGGGGCAGTTAGGCTTCTCGATTGGGGCGACGTCTACTCGTTGGGATTTGATGCTATCCTTGCCAACGCGTATCACCTCATGCTTCGCCCCGGAGTTGACTACATAGCAGTAGCTGGAGGCTTGCACTCCTTCCTGGGATGGAACCGCCCAATTCTCACTGACTCGGGGGGCTTTCAAGCTATGAGTCTTGGTGGGATCGCCACTGACGAGGGGATAATCTTTCGTTCGGTGTATGACGGAACCCGGCACTTACTAACTCCCGAAGAGGCCTTGCGGGTTCAGGCAGCTCTTGGCGTGGACATAGCAGTCGCTCTTGACGAGTGCCCCAGACTTCCTGCGCCTATCGAGCAGGTGCGAGCTGCTACGTATCGATCACTGGGTTGGGCTCGCCGCTCGATCGAAGCTTTTTGGGCATCGCAGGTTCGCACCGGACAACTGCTCGCAGGAGTTGTTCAAGGCGGAGTCGACGAGAAGCTACGGCGAGAGGCGGCTGTTTCGATGGTGGACATGGGATTCGATGTCTATGCGATAGGGGGGCTTTCGGTGGGCGAAGAGTTTGGAGAGCGGTTATCTATGCTTGACATCGTCACCCGCCTTCTCCCCTCGGACAGGCCGCGCTACCTTATGGGCGTGGGAGACCCGCCGACCATTCTCGAAGCTATATGGATGGGCGTCGACCTCTTCGACTCGGTACTGCCTACGAGGCTAGGTCGCCATGGAACCGCAATGACATGGGAGGGACGGGTAAACCTGAGGGCGTCTTCTTCTGCGCGACAAGATATCCCGATAAGCCAAGGATGCGGGTGCCCGACGTGTTTGTCTCATACGCGGGGCTACATACGACATTTACTCCTAGTGGGAGAAGAGACTGGTCGGCGGTTGGTGTCCTTGCACAACCTTTACTTCACTCGATCCCTCTTCAAAAAAGTACGAAAAGCGATCGAGTCAGGGACCCTGGAGGCGATGAAGGAGAAAATTCTCACTTATTGGGGCGAGGGTAGATAG
- the yajC gene encoding preprotein translocase subunit YajC, which produces MSSHLSKGGTMQNLAPIITLSLFIVIMYFLLVRPQKQRMAEQARLVNSLEVGDEVLTSAGIFGRIKRMNDDRLELETAGGTRLEILKSTVVRRISDEAMGSKNAVDGKKSGKALEGGKGSEDLDSLE; this is translated from the coding sequence ATGTCATCTCACCTGTCGAAAGGCGGAACCATGCAGAATCTGGCACCGATCATTACGCTGAGCTTGTTCATAGTGATCATGTACTTTCTGCTAGTGAGGCCGCAAAAGCAGCGAATGGCCGAGCAGGCGCGCCTCGTGAACTCCTTGGAAGTGGGCGATGAAGTTCTTACGTCTGCAGGCATTTTCGGCAGGATCAAGAGAATGAACGACGACCGGCTGGAGTTGGAAACTGCTGGGGGTACCAGGCTCGAGATTCTGAAGTCGACTGTGGTTCGCCGAATAAGCGACGAGGCAATGGGGTCAAAAAATGCAGTCGACGGGAAGAAGTCGGGCAAAGCGCTTGAGGGCGGTAAAGGCTCCGAGGATCTTGACTCACTCGAATGA
- a CDS encoding D-tyrosyl-tRNA(Tyr) deacylase, whose translation MRALIQRAKRASVSVEGELIAHIDRGLLVLLGVARTDTKEDARRLAKKCWELRVFPAEGTASERANMDRPVSEVGGSVLVVSQFTLYADTSRGRRPSFAEAAPTRQAEALYLLFCKALEDLGAAVATGRFGAMMDVEVVNEGPVTILLES comes from the coding sequence GTGAGAGCTCTGATCCAGAGAGCTAAGAGAGCATCGGTGAGCGTCGAAGGGGAGCTCATCGCACACATCGATCGCGGTCTTTTAGTGCTTTTGGGAGTGGCACGAACGGACACAAAAGAAGACGCGCGGCGATTGGCCAAGAAGTGCTGGGAATTACGAGTTTTTCCAGCCGAGGGAACCGCTTCGGAAAGAGCCAACATGGACAGGCCCGTGAGCGAGGTGGGTGGCTCCGTATTGGTAGTATCGCAGTTCACCCTGTACGCAGACACCTCTCGAGGTCGCAGGCCTTCATTTGCCGAAGCAGCCCCTACTCGCCAAGCAGAAGCCCTGTACTTGCTGTTCTGTAAGGCGCTGGAAGATTTGGGTGCAGCAGTGGCCACCGGCCGCTTCGGAGCAATGATGGACGTAGAGGTCGTCAACGAAGGACCCGTAACCATCCTGCTCGAGTCTTAG
- a CDS encoding MBL fold metallo-hydrolase — translation MELVIEGIPLWYFETNCYIVGNPDSKKAVVIDAPGEPELIAGRLNQLGLEPVAILHTHGHIDHIGGSGPLSRAQGNIPAYIHEFDRHRIEHPLSQLGGLASVLRDLDLEPPKELRSLRDGDVVDIAGFPLEVVFTPGHTEGHVCFRLRGVWSKVSAPLLGVRQPEPTDDILFSGDHLFAGSVGRTDLPGGDWETLMESMRTKILGLPEETLVLPGHGPFTTIGRERLTNPFVHEAAAKG, via the coding sequence ATGGAACTAGTAATCGAGGGCATTCCTCTGTGGTACTTCGAGACCAATTGCTACATAGTCGGAAACCCTGATTCTAAGAAGGCTGTGGTCATCGATGCCCCCGGAGAGCCTGAACTCATTGCAGGCAGGCTAAATCAGCTTGGGCTGGAGCCAGTTGCGATCTTGCATACCCATGGTCACATAGATCACATAGGAGGATCGGGCCCTCTGTCTAGGGCGCAGGGCAACATCCCAGCTTATATCCACGAATTCGACCGTCATCGAATCGAGCATCCACTTTCTCAGTTGGGAGGGCTGGCATCCGTACTTCGAGATCTGGATCTAGAGCCTCCAAAAGAACTGAGATCGCTCCGTGATGGTGATGTCGTAGACATTGCGGGTTTTCCGCTCGAGGTCGTGTTCACGCCCGGGCACACAGAAGGACACGTGTGTTTCAGGCTGAGAGGTGTGTGGTCCAAGGTTTCGGCGCCCCTTCTCGGGGTGCGCCAGCCCGAGCCGACCGACGACATACTCTTTAGCGGGGACCACCTATTTGCAGGATCTGTCGGCCGAACCGATCTCCCCGGCGGAGATTGGGAGACTCTTATGGAGTCGATGAGAACAAAGATTTTGGGACTCCCAGAAGAGACCCTGGTTTTGCCGGGCCATGGCCCCTTCACCACTATCGGGAGAGAGCGACTTACTAATCCCTTCGTCCACGAAGCAGCCGCTAAAGGCTGA
- a CDS encoding glycosyltransferase family 2 protein, which produces MRELSVFFPCFNDQGTIASMVVKSDLVCRRLGLDLYEVIVVDDGSSDSSAEIVSRLSEVMPHVRLVSHETNLGYGAALRSGFAAARYEWVFYTDGDFQYEVADLEKLVEAAAPGIDWVQGYKVARHDPLYRRMIGRLYHHLVAFLFGLRVRDTDCDFRLIRKTLLDKIELVHDSGVICVEMMRKFQDAGGAVAEVPVRHYFRAYGKSQFFNFRRLWKTGLGLFSLWWETVLSRPFRRMLKGRPLSPF; this is translated from the coding sequence GTGCGAGAACTTTCGGTCTTCTTTCCCTGCTTCAACGACCAAGGGACCATAGCATCGATGGTTGTGAAAAGTGATCTGGTCTGCCGCCGCTTGGGCCTCGACCTCTACGAGGTCATTGTGGTAGACGATGGCTCGAGCGATTCTTCGGCTGAGATCGTTTCGCGGCTATCCGAAGTCATGCCCCACGTGAGGTTGGTATCTCATGAAACCAACCTGGGATACGGCGCAGCTTTACGTTCAGGCTTCGCTGCAGCCAGATATGAGTGGGTGTTCTATACGGACGGTGACTTCCAATATGAAGTAGCCGACCTAGAAAAACTAGTCGAAGCTGCCGCCCCAGGAATCGATTGGGTTCAGGGGTACAAAGTCGCTCGCCACGATCCGCTTTACCGGCGGATGATCGGGAGACTCTACCACCACCTCGTGGCGTTCCTCTTTGGCCTTCGGGTCCGTGACACAGACTGTGATTTTCGCCTGATTCGAAAAACGCTCCTCGACAAGATCGAGCTTGTCCACGACTCGGGCGTAATTTGCGTGGAGATGATGAGAAAATTCCAAGATGCCGGGGGTGCTGTAGCCGAGGTTCCCGTAAGGCATTACTTTCGCGCCTACGGCAAGAGTCAGTTTTTCAATTTTCGTAGGCTGTGGAAGACGGGGCTTGGACTTTTCTCTCTGTGGTGGGAGACAGTTCTGTCGAGGCCTTTTCGTCGCATGCTAAAAGGGCGCCCATTGTCGCCCTTTTAG
- a CDS encoding GTP pyrophosphokinase yields the protein MPWRRPSDAAMAELDPVIRALRKHHGRAEVRLVQKAYEFAREAHQDQFRASGEAYISHPLGVARILAESGFEPHTVAAALLHDVVEDTPVTIEEIKGEFGGEIATLVDGVTKLDRIEFRSREAQQAATLRKMIIAMATDIRVLVIKIADRLHNMRTIKALPIEKMRRVSQETLDIYAPLAHRLGMQEFKSELEDLAFEVLHPKRYEQIAKLVAERAPERDQYTETVVFEAKAWLEKAKIPAEVAGRSKHLYSIYEKMVLGGREFDEIYDLVGIRLIVPTVRDCYAALGVMHSLWAPVPGRFKDYIAMPKFNLYQSLHTTVVGPGGKSVEIQIRTPEMHRIAEYGVAAHWQYKSEKRSREVDRAWLRSILEWQNEANSPSEFLESLKLDLYQDAVYVFTPKGDVIELPKGATPVDFAYAIHTEVGHRCVGARVDGKLVPLSTPLASGSTVEIFTTKDAAAGPSRDWLRFVRTSRARSKIRQYFAKEERGDAIESGRARIVELLKRNSIQGWKSISSDVVNDVLKELNYADEDTLLAAVGQGHVSAHSVAQRILRKISPAIESDELRDVFKKRRAQRHEGSGVRVEGLDDIWVRLAKDCNPIPGDEIVGFVTRGRGVSVHRANCKNLAAIKEASEPGRIIEVEWDIEHPGMATVALQVEALDRKGLLRDVSDALTASQVDIVACNSRTGPDRIAVLRFEFEMETSKHLDDVVARVRKVAGVFDVYRVLPE from the coding sequence ATGCCATGGAGGCGTCCATCAGACGCCGCCATGGCAGAGCTCGACCCGGTCATAAGGGCTCTGAGAAAGCACCACGGACGTGCCGAGGTCCGATTAGTCCAGAAGGCATACGAGTTTGCTAGAGAAGCACATCAGGACCAATTTCGAGCCTCGGGCGAGGCGTACATAAGCCACCCCCTCGGCGTCGCCAGAATCCTCGCCGAGAGCGGCTTCGAGCCACACACTGTAGCCGCAGCACTACTCCACGATGTAGTGGAGGACACGCCTGTCACCATCGAAGAGATCAAAGGAGAGTTCGGCGGGGAGATAGCGACCCTTGTTGATGGGGTCACAAAGCTAGACCGAATCGAGTTTCGCTCACGTGAAGCGCAGCAGGCGGCGACTCTCCGAAAGATGATCATTGCCATGGCGACCGACATCCGGGTACTAGTAATCAAGATCGCCGATCGGCTGCACAACATGCGTACGATAAAGGCGCTTCCGATAGAGAAAATGCGTCGTGTTTCTCAGGAAACACTCGACATATACGCTCCCCTCGCCCACCGCTTGGGGATGCAGGAGTTCAAATCGGAGCTAGAAGACCTAGCCTTTGAAGTTCTTCACCCTAAACGCTACGAACAAATTGCCAAGCTCGTCGCGGAGAGAGCGCCTGAACGAGATCAATACACCGAAACGGTGGTGTTCGAGGCAAAAGCGTGGCTAGAGAAGGCCAAGATCCCGGCAGAAGTGGCCGGCCGCTCAAAGCACCTTTATTCCATATACGAAAAAATGGTGTTGGGTGGACGGGAATTCGACGAGATATATGACTTGGTAGGGATTCGACTCATAGTTCCTACCGTGAGGGACTGTTACGCAGCTCTAGGTGTGATGCACTCTTTGTGGGCGCCGGTACCGGGGCGGTTCAAGGATTACATCGCAATGCCCAAGTTCAACCTGTACCAGTCGTTGCACACCACTGTCGTAGGTCCGGGCGGTAAAAGTGTCGAGATACAGATCCGCACCCCAGAGATGCATAGGATTGCGGAGTACGGAGTTGCCGCTCACTGGCAGTACAAGTCAGAGAAGCGATCCAGAGAGGTGGACAGAGCTTGGCTCAGGTCGATTCTCGAGTGGCAGAACGAAGCCAACTCTCCATCTGAGTTTTTGGAATCGCTCAAGCTCGATCTGTACCAAGACGCGGTGTACGTCTTCACGCCCAAAGGGGATGTTATCGAGCTTCCGAAAGGCGCTACACCGGTCGATTTTGCATACGCAATCCACACCGAAGTCGGACACCGATGCGTGGGGGCGCGCGTCGATGGAAAGCTAGTACCGCTGTCTACGCCCTTGGCATCAGGCAGCACTGTCGAGATTTTTACCACAAAGGACGCTGCAGCCGGGCCCTCCCGGGACTGGCTTCGTTTCGTAAGAACATCGCGGGCTCGCTCCAAGATACGGCAGTACTTTGCTAAGGAGGAACGGGGTGATGCTATCGAATCTGGGCGGGCCAGGATCGTCGAACTTTTAAAAAGGAACTCCATACAGGGATGGAAAAGCATCTCCTCGGATGTGGTCAACGATGTCCTAAAGGAGCTCAACTACGCCGACGAGGACACGCTTCTCGCAGCAGTGGGGCAGGGGCATGTTTCGGCTCACTCCGTTGCCCAGAGAATACTACGAAAAATCAGTCCTGCCATCGAGAGCGACGAGCTGCGAGATGTTTTCAAGAAGCGGCGCGCCCAAAGGCACGAGGGATCTGGAGTCCGAGTGGAAGGACTCGACGACATCTGGGTACGCCTAGCAAAGGACTGTAACCCCATTCCCGGTGACGAGATAGTGGGTTTTGTTACTCGAGGTCGGGGTGTGTCGGTGCATCGCGCAAACTGCAAAAATCTTGCCGCAATAAAGGAAGCTTCCGAGCCAGGAAGAATCATCGAGGTGGAGTGGGACATCGAGCATCCCGGTATGGCTACCGTCGCGCTCCAGGTCGAAGCGCTCGACAGAAAAGGATTGCTTAGGGATGTGAGCGACGCACTCACTGCTTCTCAGGTCGATATCGTCGCATGTAACTCCCGGACAGGGCCGGATCGTATAGCTGTGTTGCGCTTCGAGTTCGAAATGGAGACGTCGAAGCACTTGGACGACGTTGTAGCGCGGGTACGAAAAGTGGCCGGTGTCTTCGATGTTTACCGGGTGCTGCCCGAGTGA